One window of the Camelina sativa cultivar DH55 chromosome 1, Cs, whole genome shotgun sequence genome contains the following:
- the LOC104706936 gene encoding E3 ubiquitin-protein ligase HERC2-like gives MADPSSCYNIYHERDIDQALVILKKGTQLLKYSRKGKPKFRAFRLSPDEKTLIWFSRGEEKGLKLSEVSRIVPGQRTAVFKRFLRPEKDHLSFSLLYNNRERSLDLICKDKAETEVWFAGLKYIIEKSRNRRARSEIPDIHDSDTFSVGRQSIDFVVPNNNIPRGRTSIDLGYQNNSDVGYERGNMLRPSTDGFRISVSSTPSCSSGGSGPDDIESLGDVYVWGEVWTEGILPDGTASNETVKTDVLTPRPLESNVVLDVHQIVCGVRHVALVTRQGEVFTWGEEAGGRLGHGIQVDISRPKLVEFLALTNIDFVACGEYHTCVVSTSGDLFSWGDGIHNVGLLGHGSDISHWIPKRVSGPLEGLQVLSVACGTWHSAVATANGKLFTFGDGAFGVLGHGNRESVSYPKEVKSLNGLKTIKVACSVWHTAAIVEVMGHTGTSMSSRKLFTWGDGDKNRLGHGNKETYLLPTCVSSLIDYNFHKIACGHTFTVALTTSGHVFTMGGTAHGQLGNSISDGKLPCLVQDRLVGEFVEEIACGDHHVAVLTSRSEVFTWGKGANGRLGHGDTEDKRTPTLVEALRDRHVKSLSCGSNFTSSICIHKWVSGADQSICSGCRQAFGFTRKRHNCYNCGLVHCHACSSKKALKAALAPTPGKPHRVCDACYSKLKAAESGYNANVNRNNVATSGRSIDGSVRIDREATRSSKVLLSATTNSVGSSSRSGGSTHDSSNVRASQVPSLQQLKDIAFPSSLSAIQDAFKPVVAANTTPPRPLVSGPSCPSPPPSARSSSPYARRPSPPRTSGFSRSVIDCLKKTNEVMNQEMTKLHSQVKNLKQKCSNQGTEIERFQNAAKEAFELAAKQSSKHKAATEALKSVAEQLKDLKDKLPQEVSESEAFESINSQAEAYLNATEALETSLVTYSGQEQQETSSSTNTVQDQKTEASSSNSSIGETSNSSRPPTTEASSSSRTAGKESKEQFEPGVYVTYEVDMNGNKIFRRVRFSKKRFDEQQAEDWWTKNKDRLLKCYSSNSTTSSNTTASDSVPPPQSDTSVPEQSKEKDPDSET, from the exons ATGGCAGATCCTTCTAGTTGTTATAATATCTATCACGAGCGTGACATCGACCAA GCACTTGTCATACTGAAAAAGGGAACACAATTACTCAAGTACAGTAGGAAAGGGAAACCAAAGTTCCGCGCATTCAGGCTTTCACCG GATGAAAAAACGTTGATTTGGTTCTCGCGTGGAGAAGAAAAAGGTTTGAAGTTATCTGAAGTTTCTCGAATCGTCCCTGGACAAAGAACT GCtgtttttaagagatttttacGTCCAGAGAAGGATCACTTATCAttttcacttctatataataaCAGAGAAAGGTCACTTGATCTG atTTGTAAGGACAAAGCTGAAACAGAGGTTTGGTTTGCTGGtcttaaatatataattgaaaaaagtCGTAATCGACGCGCTAGAAGTGAGATCCCTGAC atacatGACAGTGATACTTTCTCCGTTGGTCGTCAATCTATAGACTTTGTTGTCCCAAACAATAATATTCCACGAGGTAGAACATCCATTGATTTAGGCTATCAGAACAACTCAGATGTGGGATATGAACGTGGAAACATGTTAAGACCAAGTACGGATGGTTTTCGGATTAGTGTCTCAAGCACACCAAGTTGTTCAAGTGGAGGATCTGGTCCAGATGATATCGAATCATTAGGTGATGTTTATGTTTGGGGTGAAGTTTGGACGGAAGGGATATTACCAGATGGGACTGCTAGCAACGAAACAGTTAAAACAGATGTACTGACTCCAAGACCCTTGGAATCAAATGTTGTTCTCGATGTTCACCAGATTGTTTGTGGTGTAAGGCATGTCGCGCTTGTGACAAGACAAGGAGAGGTCTTTACATGGGGAGAAGAAGCTGGGGGAAGACTTGGACATGGTATTCAAGTCGATATTAGTCGTCCTAAACTCGTTGAGTTTCTTGCTCTAACCAACATAGACTTTGTTGCATGTGGAGAATATCATACTTGTGTTGTTTCTACCTCTGGTGACTTGTTTTCATGGGGAGATGGAATCCACAATGTTGGGCTATTAGGGCATGGTAGTGATATTAGCCATTGGATACCTAAAAGAGTCTCTGGTCCTTTAGAAGGTCTTCAAGTGCTTTCTGTTGCTTGTGGAACGTGGCACTCGGCTGTAGCTACTGCGAACGGGAAGCTATTCACGTTTGGTGATGGAGCATTTGGTGTTTTAGGTCATGGAAACAGAGAAAGTGTTTCGTATCCTAAGGAAGTAAAATCGTTAAACGGTTTGAAAACGATTAAAGTAGCTTGTAGCGTTTGGCATACAGCGGCAATTGTGGAAGTTATGGGTCATACTGGTACGAGTATGTCATCTAGGAAGTTGTTTACTTGGGGTGATGGTGACAAAAATAGGTTAGGACATGGAAACAAAGAGACTTACCTGCTTCCAACTTGTGTCTCTTCTCTTATTGACTACAATTTTCATAAGATTGCTTGTGGACATACATTTACCGTTGCACTCACAACCTCTGGACATGTATTTACTATGGGTGGTACTGCACATGGTCAGCTTGGCAACTCAATATCTGACGGTAAGTTACCTTGCTTGGTACAAGATCGACTGGTTGGAGAATTCGTGGAAGAAATTGCGTGCGGAGATCACCATGTCGCGGTTTTGACATCTAGAAGTGAAGTCTTCACATGGGGAAAGGGTGCAAATGGAAGATTAGGACATGGAGATACAGAGGATAAAAGAACACCAACTCTGGTTGAAGCCTTGAGAGACAGGCATGTGAAGAGCTTATCTTGCGGCTCAAACTTCACATCGAGTATATGTATACATAAGTGGGTATCTGGAGCAGATCAGTCAATATGCTCTGGATGTCGCCAAGCATTCGGATTTACTCGAAAGAGGCATAACTGTTATAATTGTGGTTTAGTACATTGTCATGCTTGTAGCTCCAAGAAAGCTCTAAAAGCAGCACTAGCTCCAACTCCAGGGAAACCGCATCGAGTATGTGATGCGTGCTACAGCAAACTAAAAGCCGCAGAGTCTGGTTATAACGCTAATGTAAATAGGAATAATGTTGCTACTTCTGGACGGTCAATAGATGGGTCAGTAAGAATTGATAGAGAAGCAACAAGGTCATCAAAAGTTCTCTTGTCCGCAACTACAAATTCAGTCGGGTCATCGTCAAGGTCTGGAGGATCCACACATGATTCTTCTAATGTACGTGCCTCACAAGTTCCATCTCTCCAACAACTTAAAGACATTGCATTCCCGAGTTCTCTTAGCGCCATTCAAGATGCTTTCAAACCTGTTGTTGCTGCTAATACTACTCCACCACGACCACTTGTTAGTGGACCATCATGTCCATCACCGCCTCCATCGGCAAGATCTTCCTCTCCTTATGCAAGAAGACCGAGCCCTCCACGCACTTCTGGATTTTCGAGGAGTGTTATCGATTGTTTGAAGAAGACTAACGAAGTTATGAACCAAGAAATGACAAAGTTGCATAGTCAG GTTAagaatttgaaacaaaaatgtagtaATCAAGGTACAGAGATCGAGAGATTTCAGAACGCAGCTAAAGAAGCTTTCGAATTAGCTGCAAAACAATCCTCCAAGCATAAAGCAGCAACAGAAGCGCTCAAGTCTGTAGCAGAACAG TTGAAAGATTTGAAGGATAAATTACCTCAAGAAGTGTCAGAGAGTGAAGCTTTTGAATCCATTAACTCTCAAGCTGAAGCTTATCTAAATGCGACCGAAGCATTAGAAACGTCTTTAGTTACATATTCGggacaagaacaacaagaaacatcttcttctaCGAACACAGTACAAGATCAGAAGACAGAGGCTTCATCATCCAACTCAAGTATAGGCGAGACATCGAATTCATCAAGGCCACCAACTACAgaagcttcatcatcatcaagaacagctggaaaagaaagcaaagaacaGTTTGAGCCTGGTGTTTATGTGACTTACGAGGTAGATATGAATGGTAACAAGATCTTTCGAAGAGTTAGGTTtagtaaaaaaagatttgatgagCAGCAAGCAGAAGATTGGTGGACTAAAAACAAAGATAGGTTGCTTAAGTGTTATTCTTCAAATTCAACAACATCATCGAATACAACAGCTTCCGACTCTGTTCCTCCACCTCAGTCTGATACTTCAGTACCTGAACAGAGCAAAGAGAAGGATCCAGATTCTGAAACCTAA
- the LOC104788246 gene encoding putative E3 ubiquitin-protein ligase XBAT35 isoform X2: MGQQQSKGELLYQQVSYGNSEGIRTLRRDGADLEWMDREGKTPLILACMNSELYDVAKTLIELGSNVNAYRPGRHAGTPLHHAAKRGLENTVKLLLSHGANPLILNDDCQTPLEVARVKGFSNVVRAIESHICLFSGWMREFYGPTFLDLFAPQLLSRRVWAVIVPTGSRNASKPFKLELVVYASLQDAQPRTVMPLWKANLEEPKGKQSDTSVMIVDNSTKTRLKLAPSTEGDTQQLKWFCDACKGIPQPMHPPVFLQTEPSAPPPPSEDELAMAMNASLHTTTSDPSNLSHHSINQASSSSGPSSSIAPPPRSGKASAFDYNSHGIGIVLESSPSAPPLTDDDIATVAEGPVHYPSIDSTPVDVPSASSLPATTDGERKEDGSTGTCAICLDAPSEAVCVPCGHVAGCMSCLNEVKSKKWGCPVCRAKIDQVIKLYRV, encoded by the exons ATGGGGCAACAGCAATCAAAAGGGGAATTACTGTATCAGCAAGTGAGTTATGGTAACTCAGAAGGGATTCGAACTCTTCGTCGAGATGGTGCAGACCTTGAG TGGATGGATAGAGAAGGGaaaactccattgatcttggctTGTATGAACTCGGAGCTTTATGATGTTGCTAAGACTTTGATTGAGTTGGGCTCTAATGTTAATGCTTATCGTCCTG GTCGTCATGCTGGGACTCCTCTGCACCATGCTGCAAAAAGAGGTCTTGAGAACACTGTTAAGCTACTTCTTTCGCACGGTG CAAATCCACTTATTCTCAATGATGATTGTCAGACACCACTTGAGGTCGCTAGAGTCAAAGGGTTCAGCAATGTCGTACGTGCAATTGAG AGTCATATCTGCTTGTTCTCTGGTTGGATGCGTGAATTTTACGGCCCTACTTTTCTCGACTTATTTGCTCCGCAGCTTCTTTCTAGAAGAGT ATGGGCAGTCATCGTACCAACTGGTTCAAGAAAcgcttcaaaaccttttaagttGGAGCTTGTTGTATATGCTAGTCTGCAG GATGCACAGCCACGCACAGTGATGCCTTTGTGGAAAGCAAACTTGGAAGAACCAAAAGGGAAGCAGTCCGATACTTCAGTGATGATTGTTGATAACTCCACAA AAACACGTCTTAAACTCGCACCTTCGACTGAAGGTGACACACAACAGCTAAAGTGGTTTTGTGATGCTTGTAAAGGGATTCCACAG CCTATGCATCCACCGGTGTTTCTCCAAACAGAACCATctgctccaccaccaccatcagaAGATGAACTAGCCATGGCAATGAACGCCTCACTTCATACTACTACGAGTGATCCATCAAATCTCAGTCACCATTCCATCAACCAAGCAAGTTCCTCATCTGGTCCAAGCTCATCAATAGCACCTCCTCCTCGCTCAGGAAAAGCAAGCGCCTTTGATTACAATAGCCATGGAATTGGCATCGTTCTAGAATCTTCACCGTCAGCTCCTCCATTGACAGATGATGATATAGCAACTGTAGCAGAAGGTCCGGTTCATTACCCATCAATCGACTCAACACCAGTCGATGTCCcatctgcttcttctcttccagCGACAACAGATGGTGAAAGGAAAGAAGACGGGAGCACTGGAACATGTGCGATATGTCTGGATGCTCCATCTGAAGCGGTTTGTGTCCCGTGTGGACATGTCGCTGGATGCATGTCTTGCTTGAACGAGGTCAAATCCAAGAAGTGGGGATGTCCTGTCTGTCGTGCCAAGATCGATCAGGTTATTAAGCTGTACCGTGTCTAA
- the LOC104788246 gene encoding putative E3 ubiquitin-protein ligase XBAT35 isoform X1 — MGQQQSKGELLYQQVSYGNSEGIRTLRRDGADLEWMDREGKTPLILACMNSELYDVAKTLIELGSNVNAYRPGRHAGTPLHHAAKRGLENTVKLLLSHGANPLILNDDCQTPLEVARVKGFSNVVRAIESHICLFSGWMREFYGPTFLDLFAPQLLSRRVWAVIVPTGSRNASKPFKLELVVYASLQDAQPRTVMPLWKANLEEPKGKQSDTSVMIVDNSTIPSRRKKKRRACASHGRRGPQVVRQTRLKLAPSTEGDTQQLKWFCDACKGIPQPMHPPVFLQTEPSAPPPPSEDELAMAMNASLHTTTSDPSNLSHHSINQASSSSGPSSSIAPPPRSGKASAFDYNSHGIGIVLESSPSAPPLTDDDIATVAEGPVHYPSIDSTPVDVPSASSLPATTDGERKEDGSTGTCAICLDAPSEAVCVPCGHVAGCMSCLNEVKSKKWGCPVCRAKIDQVIKLYRV, encoded by the exons ATGGGGCAACAGCAATCAAAAGGGGAATTACTGTATCAGCAAGTGAGTTATGGTAACTCAGAAGGGATTCGAACTCTTCGTCGAGATGGTGCAGACCTTGAG TGGATGGATAGAGAAGGGaaaactccattgatcttggctTGTATGAACTCGGAGCTTTATGATGTTGCTAAGACTTTGATTGAGTTGGGCTCTAATGTTAATGCTTATCGTCCTG GTCGTCATGCTGGGACTCCTCTGCACCATGCTGCAAAAAGAGGTCTTGAGAACACTGTTAAGCTACTTCTTTCGCACGGTG CAAATCCACTTATTCTCAATGATGATTGTCAGACACCACTTGAGGTCGCTAGAGTCAAAGGGTTCAGCAATGTCGTACGTGCAATTGAG AGTCATATCTGCTTGTTCTCTGGTTGGATGCGTGAATTTTACGGCCCTACTTTTCTCGACTTATTTGCTCCGCAGCTTCTTTCTAGAAGAGT ATGGGCAGTCATCGTACCAACTGGTTCAAGAAAcgcttcaaaaccttttaagttGGAGCTTGTTGTATATGCTAGTCTGCAG GATGCACAGCCACGCACAGTGATGCCTTTGTGGAAAGCAAACTTGGAAGAACCAAAAGGGAAGCAGTCCGATACTTCAGTGATGATTGTTGATAACTCCACAA TCCCAAGCCGcaggaagaagaaacgaagGGCCTGCGCCTCCCACGGGAGACGTGGGCCTCAAGTAGTTAGGC AAACACGTCTTAAACTCGCACCTTCGACTGAAGGTGACACACAACAGCTAAAGTGGTTTTGTGATGCTTGTAAAGGGATTCCACAG CCTATGCATCCACCGGTGTTTCTCCAAACAGAACCATctgctccaccaccaccatcagaAGATGAACTAGCCATGGCAATGAACGCCTCACTTCATACTACTACGAGTGATCCATCAAATCTCAGTCACCATTCCATCAACCAAGCAAGTTCCTCATCTGGTCCAAGCTCATCAATAGCACCTCCTCCTCGCTCAGGAAAAGCAAGCGCCTTTGATTACAATAGCCATGGAATTGGCATCGTTCTAGAATCTTCACCGTCAGCTCCTCCATTGACAGATGATGATATAGCAACTGTAGCAGAAGGTCCGGTTCATTACCCATCAATCGACTCAACACCAGTCGATGTCCcatctgcttcttctcttccagCGACAACAGATGGTGAAAGGAAAGAAGACGGGAGCACTGGAACATGTGCGATATGTCTGGATGCTCCATCTGAAGCGGTTTGTGTCCCGTGTGGACATGTCGCTGGATGCATGTCTTGCTTGAACGAGGTCAAATCCAAGAAGTGGGGATGTCCTGTCTGTCGTGCCAAGATCGATCAGGTTATTAAGCTGTACCGTGTCTAA
- the LOC104788269 gene encoding protein LIGHT-DEPENDENT SHORT HYPOCOTYLS 4-like: MDPIIGFMGTTNISYNTNLMIAAAATTATTSSSSSSSSGGSGTNQLSRYENQKRRDWNTFGQYLRNHRPPLSLSRCSGAHVLEFLRYLDQFGKTKVHTHLCPFFGHPNPPAPCACPLRQAWGSLDALIGRLRAAFEENGGSPETNPFGARAVRLYLREVRDSQAKARGISYEKKKRKRPPPPLPPPQPVISTSPN, from the exons ATGGATCCTATCATCGGCTTTATGGGCACAACAAACATCTCATATAACACAAACCTTATGATCGCCGCCGCAGCCACCACTGCTACCACCTCCTCATCTTCCTCGTCTTCCTCCGGCGGCTCGGGGACTAACCAGCTGAGTAGGTATGAGAatcagaagagaagagattggAACACTTTCGGACAGTACCTACGCAACCACCGTCCaccactttctctctctcgttgCAGTGGGGCTCATGTTCTTGAATTCCTCAGGTACCTGGACCAATTCGGCAAGACCAAG GTTCACACACACCTATGTCCGTTCTTTGGACACCCAAACCCACCAGCACCATGTGCATGTCCACTTCGACAAGCGTGGGGTAGTCTGGACGCACTCATTGGCCGTCTTAGAGCCGCTTTTGAAGAGAACGGTGGTTCACCAGAGACGAACCCTTTTGGTGCACGAGCCGTTCGACTTTACCTAAGGGAAGTGCGTGACTCGCAGGCTAAAGCACGTGGAATCAGCTATGAAAAGAAGAAGCGGAAGCGACCTCCTCCGCCTCTACCACCGCCTCAGCCCGTGATTTCAACTAGCCCTAATTAG